A single genomic interval of Oncorhynchus mykiss isolate Arlee chromosome 13, USDA_OmykA_1.1, whole genome shotgun sequence harbors:
- the LOC110486482 gene encoding calponin-1, with translation MSKNFKGGPSFGLSAEVKSKLAQKYDPQKEEELRLWIQDVTGKKIADPFMENLKDGVILCELINTLQPGSVRKINTSPQNWHQLENIGNFVRAITVYGMKPYDLFEANDLFENTNYTQVQSTLITLAGIAQSKGFHSKHDMGVKYATAHQRRFAPDMLKEGRNVIGLQMGTNKLASQKGMTSYGTRRHLYDPRGGMENPLDQSTISLQMGTNKGANQSGMTAPGTRRHIYDKSLGLEECDTSTVSLQMGTNKMASQQGMTTYGLPRQVYDNKYCSNPDEFVNNGERAEFDGTMYYD, from the exons TTGGCCCAGAAGTATGACCCCCAGAAGGAGGAGGAGCTGAGGCTGTGGATCCAGGACGTAACAGGCAAGAAGATCGCTGATCCTTTCATGGAGAACCTAAAGGATGGGGTCATCTTGTGCGA ACTTATCAACACACTTCAGCCAGGATCTGTGAGAAAGATTAACACTTCCCCTCAAAACTGGCATCAG CTGGAAAACATTGGCAATTTTGTCCGAGCTATCACAGTTTATGGTATGAAGCCATACGATTTGTTTGAGGCCAACGACCTGTTTGAGAATACCAACTACACCCAGGTCCAGAGCACGCTCATCACCCTGGCTGGAATT GCCCAGTCCAAAGGTTTCCACTCCAAGCATGACATGGGAGTGAAGTATGCAACAGCACACCAGCGCCGTTTCGCCCCAGACATGCTGAAGGAAGGGCGCAATGTCATCGGCCTGCAG ATGGGTACCAACAAACTTGCCAGCCAGAAGGGCATGACATCTTATGGCACGCGGCGTCACCTGTATGACCCGAGGGGGGGAATGGAGAACCCTCTGGACCAGTCCACCATCAGCCTCCAGATGGGCACCAATAAGGGTGCCAACCAG TCTGGCATGACGGCCCCTGGCACCAGGAGACACATCTATGACAAGAGTCTGGGCTTGGAGGAATGCGACACCTCCACCGTTTCACTGCAGATGGGCACCAACAAGATGGCGTCCCAGCAGGGCATGACCACATACGGCCTCCCTCGGCAGGTCTACGACAACAAGTACTGCTCCAACCCTGATGAATTCGTCAACAACGGAGAGAGGGCTGAGTTTGACGGTACTATGTACTATGACTAA